In Pyricularia oryzae 70-15 chromosome 2, whole genome shotgun sequence, one genomic interval encodes:
- a CDS encoding mannan endo-1,6-alpha-mannosidase DCW1 has product MVQFMKSVRVAAMAISAVPKDMKISESASVQAVVKTIAADTMSYYKGSATNYVDLEAPYWWWQSGALFGAMSDYSHYTGDKSYDQTIATALLAQTGSKYDFMSPAHEGQMGNDDLGFWGFAVMSAAERNLPQPESSVPSWLKMSENIHASLASRWDTTTCGGGLLWQIFASNPNGLNYKNSVSNGAFFQLSARLARATGNQTYMDWANKIFDWSTGVGFVDQNFHVVDGADKRDDCKKVNPVSFTYTNGIYMYGAALLANMTSDRKWIDRTQKFVEASKAYFGPTATTPDILYEPACESGGTCNVDMKSHKGQLARFMWASTLMQPAIRPVVETLLLPSAQAAASTCTGGANGSQCSHRWWTGAFDNDTGLGQEMCALETIQGILAGSAAPPLRGNDIKDVRVPKQGASAPAPKRLVREERRLAARRA; this is encoded by the exons ATGGTTCAATTCATGAAGTCGGTTCGTGTAGCAGCCATGGCAATCAGCGCGGTGCCAAAGGATATGAAAATCTCGGAGTCTGCTTCGGTTCAGGCTGTTGTCAAGACCATCGCGGCGGACACCATGTCATATTATAAGGGCTCAGCAACG AATTATGTTGATCTTGAAGCTCCTTATTGGTGGTGGCAGTCCGGTGCCTTGTTTGGTGCCATGAGCGATTATAGTCACTACACAGGGGACAAGAGCt ATGACCAAACCATCGCAACAGCCCTTCTTGCGCAAACCGGATCCAAATATGACTTCATGAGCCCAGCGCATGAGGGACAGATGGGCAATGATGATCTCGGATTCTGGGGCTTTGCAGTCATGTCTGCAGCTGAGCGTAACCTCCCGCAACCAGAATCAAGCGTTCCCTCATGGCTGAAGATGAGTGAAAACATCCATGCGTCACTGGCAAGCAGGTGGGATACCACGACTTGTGGAGGTGGTCTTCTCTGGCAGATATTTGCCAGCAACCCGAACGGCCTCAATTACAAGAACAGCGTCAGCAACGGAGCTTTCTTCCAACTGTCTGCTCGCCTGGCCCGCGCCACCGGCAACCAGACTTACATGGACTGGGCCAACAAGATCTTTGACTGGTCGACGGGCGTCGGCTTCGTAGACCAGAACTTCCACGTGGTCGACGGCGCCGACAAGCGGGATGACTGTAAGAAGGTCAACCCGGTTTCCTTCACCTACACCAACGGCATCTATATGTACGGCGCCGCCCTCCTGGCCAACATGACGAGCGACCGCAAGTGGATTGACCGCACCCAGAAGTTTGTCGAAGCCAGCAAGGCCTACTTTGGCCCCACTGCGACGACCCCCGACATACTGTACGAGCCGGCCTGCGAGAGCGGCGGCACCTGCAACGTTGACATGAAGTCGCACAAGGGCCAGCTGGCGCGCTTCATGTGGGCCTCGACTCTGATGCAGCCCGCCATCCGCCCCGTCGTCGAGACGCTCCTGCTCCCGTCCGCCCAGGCCGCCGCCTCGACGTGCACAGGCGGCGCCAACGGCTCCCAGTGCAGCCACAGGTGGTGGACCGGCGCCTTTGACAACGACACGGGCCTGGGCCAGGAGATGTGTGCCCTCGAGACCATCCAAGGCATCCTGGCCGGATCGGCCGCTCCGCCCCTGCGCGGCAACGATATCAAGGACGTCCGAGTCCCCAAGCAAGGGGCCTCGGCTCCCGCTCCCAAGAGGCTTGTGAGAGAGGAACGCCGCCTGGCGGCTCGCCGTGCTTAA